A section of the Kluyveromyces lactis strain NRRL Y-1140 chromosome F complete sequence genome encodes:
- the MTQ1 gene encoding S-adenosylmethionine-dependent methyltransferase (similar to uniprot|P53944 Saccharomyces cerevisiae YNL063W MTQ1) produces the protein MPRISPRILKSVANIDRRLPYLLFECSGNISDAKQELSWIKNELQDANLINRACWLRYNRVPLQYILKTQPFGPLDLLVRPGVLIPRWETEEWCMDLIAKLPEKARQGQFKVLDLCSGSGCIALAIAHTRTEYIVKSVDLSPKAIALLKDNVRKVGLQNTNVQCIQADILRHSEHIYSKDKFNLITCNPPYIPSNNFVKECTTSVKLYEPRLALVADLEFYDNLLQYWIPRTESFVYEVGDMKQCQHVINGLSHNTSWKTGIKYDSNDKPRCVYGYLANPESTIDYVKIFDSFST, from the coding sequence ATGCCACGAATATCACCCCGAATACTCAAATCAGTAGCTAATATTGATAGGCGCCTGCCGTATCTGTTATTCGAGTGTAGTGGTAATATTTCCGATGCCAAACAAGAATTAAGCTGGATCAAGAATGAACTTCAAGATGCAAACCTAATAAATAGAGCATGCTGGCTTAGATATAATCGCGTACCGCTACAGTATATTTTGAAAACCCAACCTTTCGGACCATTGGACCTTTTGGTGAGACCGGGGGTACTTATTCCTAGATGGGAAACTGAGGAATGGTGCATGGATTTAATTGCCAAGTTACCGGAAAAGGCACGCCAAGGTCAATTTAAAGTTTTAGATCTTTGTTCAGGATCTGGTTGCATTGCATTAGCTATAGCACATACAAGAACGGAATATATCGTGAAATCAGTGGACCTTTCTCCGAAAGCGATTGCGTTACTCAAGGACAACGTAAGAAAAGTTGGTTTGCAAAATACCAATGTTCAGTGCATTCAGGCAGACATTCTGAGACATTCTGAGCATATTTATTCgaaagataaattcaatcTTATCACTTGCAATCCTCCTTATATTCCTTCCAACAATTTTGTAAAAGAATGCACTACTTCGGTGAAATTGTATGAACCAAGGTTAGCACTGGTTGCCGATCTTGAATTTTACGATAACTTACTGCAATACTGGATTCCACGAACTGAGTCCTTCGTTTATGAAGTTGGTGACATGAAACAGTGTCAACATGTGATAAACGGATTATCACATAATACCAGCTGGAAGACAGGGATTAAATATGATTCGAATGATAAACCTAGATGTGTTTATGGATATTTAGCCAATCCAGAATCTACTATCGACTATGTAAAGATATTTGATTCGTTCTCAACCTGA
- the RHO3 gene encoding Rho family GTPase RHO3 (highly similar to uniprot|Q00245 Saccharomyces cerevisiae YIL118W RHO3 Non-essential small GTPase of the Rho/Rac subfamily of Ras-like proteins involved in the establishment of cell polarity GTPase activity positively regulated by the GTPase activating protein (GAP) Rgd1p): protein MPLCGGSSSKQPIERKIVILGDGACGKTSLLNVFTRGYFPKVYEPTIFENYIHDIFVDNQHISLSLWDTAGQEEFDRLRSLSYSDTHTIMLCFSVDSRDSLENVQNKWVGEIADHCEGVKLVLVALKCDLRNLEEFGNESAAITPGSIQNRNSNAKDNGLISYEEGLDMAKKIGALRYLECSAKMNRGVNEAFTEAARCALTATPKGANDTIPQDKGSSCIIM, encoded by the coding sequence ATGCCTCTCTGTGGTGGTTCTTCAAGCAAGCAGCCAATTGAGCGTAAAATAGTCATATTAGGAGATGGTGCTTGTGGTAAGACTTCTCTTTTAAATGTTTTCACCAGGGGATATTTCCCTAAGGTGTACGAACCTACCATCTTTGAGAATTACATTCACGATATATTTGTGGATAATCAGCACATATCTTTAAGCTTGTGGGATACGGCAGGACAGGAAGAATTCGACAGGTTGCGATCGTTATCATACAGTGACACACATACTATTATGTTGTGTTTTTCGGTAGATTCAAGGGACTCGCTAGAGAACGTTCAAAATAAATGGGTTGGCGAAATCGCAGATCATTGTGAAGGTGTGAAATTAGTACTTGTAGCGTTAAAATGTGATTTAAGAAATTTGGAAGAGTTCGGGAACGAATCTGCTGCCATTACCCCAGGCTCTATTCAGAACAGGAATAGTAACGCTAAGGATAATGGATTGATTAGTTACGAAGAAGGTTTGGATATGGCGAAGAAAATCGGTGCATTGCGCTACTTGGAATGCAGCGCCAAAATGAATAGAGGTGTCAACGAGGCATTCACCGAAGCTGCTCGTTGTGCATTGACTGCAACTCCAAAGGGGGCGAATGATACCATCCCTCAGGATAAAGGAAGCAGTTGTATTATTATGTGA
- a CDS encoding uncharacterized protein (conserved hypothetical protein) has protein sequence MDLEYYEASAVVLEERALPALTTSTEETTAKQTSTNTDDDKTTSTSTSTSTGTSSKNTKLPSLTTKTTDGSTLTTSTGTSSTETASYTTPVMELPSAKGNPNIWSSNKPTGTVFIAVGSAAGFIFLALLVWFIINTWMSYSQAKQLKKFNNMEKQFQNPFIDDIDFSSGGGYYKADEDISTYKDTPVPTKNGGNNSFTPYKRASHSMIRLLGGSTDDGFGGGTPSSIGNTNLGSMNPLERVDAIDAANTGVRKSLYISPTMEVMNQQRRSTLFNNLNQSAVSIDTPEMMEPTRTVSPERRTYKHEKSKSSLSKLVDSTIDLTASTTLDNQKRQGRSKGHNKSSSITPSVYLDNMLEDNS, from the coding sequence ATGGACTTGGAATATTACGAGGCTAGCGCGGTCgttttggaagaaagagCACTACCAGCTCTGACCACAAGTACCGAAGAAACGACAGCTAAGCAGACTTCTACCAATACAGACGATGATAAAACAACTAGTACCAGCACTTCAACTAGTACCGGGACTTCAAGTAAAAATACCAAGCTGCCCAGTCTGACGACTAAGACCACCGATGGAAGTACATTGACCACAAGTACCGGAACTAGTTCTACTGAAACAGCATCTTATACAACCCCGGTGATGGAACTTCCATCAGCTAAGGGAAACCCTAACATATGGTCATCAAATAAACCAACGGGAACTGTATTTATTGCTGTCGGTAGTGCTGCAGGGTTCATATTTTTAGCTTTGTTAGTATGGTTCATTATCAACACATGGATGTCCTACTCTCAAGCGAAACAGCTAAAGAAATTTAACAATATGGAAAAGCAGTTCCAAAATCCTTTCATAGACGATATAGATTTCAGTTCAGGTGGTGGCTACTATAAAGCTGATGAGGATATTAGCACATACAAAGACACTCCAGTGCCTACGAAAAATGGCGGAAACAATTCGTTTACTCCGTATAAGAGGGCATCTCATAGCATGATTCGACTGTTAGGTGGATCCACCGACGATGGTTTCGGAGGAGGAACACCATCATCTATCGGTAATACCAATCTGGGATCTATGAATCCACTGGAAAGAGTAGATGCTATTGATGCAGCCAATACAGGTGTGAGGAAATCTTTATACATCTCACCAACGATGGAAGTTATGAACCAACAACGGAGATCGACACTGTTCAATAACTTGAACCAATCAGCAGTCTCTATCGATACACCAGAGATGATGGAACCAACACGCACAGTATCTCcggaaagaagaacatatAAGCATGAAAAGAGTAAATCCAGTTTGAGCAAATTGGTGGattcaacaattgattTAACAGCTTCCACTACTCTCGATAACCAAAAAAGACAGGGCAGAAGTAAAGGGCACAATAAATCATCTTCTATTACTCCTTCAGTGTATTTGGATAACATGTTAGAAGACAATTCGTAG
- the NOP2 gene encoding rRNA (cytosine-C5-)-methyltransferase NOP2 (similar to uniprot|P40991 Saccharomyces cerevisiae YNL061W NOP2 Probable RNA m(5)C methyltransferase essential for processing and maturation of 27S pre-rRNA and large ribosomal subunit biogenesis localized to the nucleolus), with protein sequence MGSRRLKHKQGAPPTLEEFQAKKERHQHRKEKTKRVSEEDRSDETRRSKKSKKSKKNQEDDDEAAALKELKKAEQELPEVDSKELAAAKKTLFDDVEEDDEELKDEFDLEQEYENDEDDEVEERPLFSDDEEADMDELNAANMEALSMKLDEEAKLEEEEAEAELVETDKMQPRAEILPNAEQEAIEEQGPPDLTAIRTRMIEIVKVLEDFKTLGAEGKSRTEYVDRLLKDICHYFGYTPFLAEKLFNLFSPAEAMEFFEANEIARPVTIRTNTLKTRRRDLAQTLVNRGVNLQPIGSWTKVGLQIFDSQVPIGATPEYLAGHYILQAASSFLPVIALDPQENERILDMAAAPGGKTTYISAMMKNTGCVFANDANKARTKSLIANIHRLGCTNTIVCNYDAREFPKVIGGFDRILLDAPCSGTGVIGKDQSVKVSRTEKDFMQIPHLQKQLLLSAIDSVDSNSKTGGVIVYSTCSVAVDENEAVVDYALRKRPNVKLVETKLAIGKEGFTSYRGKTFHPSVKMTRRYYPHTYNVDGFFVAKFQKTGPSKFDDNQASAKEKEAAARQEAVEEGIIKDDFASFDDEDDERYIERSKKVGLLKKGINPHAKKPASSDKNKK encoded by the coding sequence atgGGTAGCAGACGTTTAAAGCATAAGCAAGGTGCTCCACCAACTTTGGAGGAATTTCAGGCcaagaaggaaagacaTCAGCacaggaaagaaaaaaccAAGAGAGTTAGTGAAGAAGATAGATCTGATGAGACAAGGAGAAGTaagaaatccaagaaatccaagaagaaccaagaggatgatgacgaagcagcagctttgaaagagttgaaaaaaGCGGAACAAGAGTTACCAGAAGTTGATTCGAAGGAACTAGCAGCTGCCAAGAAGACTTTGTTCGATGAtgtagaagaagatgacgaGGAGTTGAAGGATGAATTTGACTTGGAACAAGAATacgaaaatgatgaagatgatgaagtCGAGGAACGTCCATTGttttctgatgatgaagaagctgatATGGATGAGTTGAACGCAGCCAATATGGAAGCTTTGTCTATGAAATTAGATGAAGAGGccaaattggaagaagaggaagcCGAGGCTGAATTGGTTGAAACTGATAAGATGCAACCAAGAGCTGAAATCTTACCGAATGCAGAACAAGAAgctattgaagaacaaggGCCTCCAGATTTAACAGCTATCAGGACAAGAATGATTGAAATCGTTAAGGTTTTGgaagatttcaagacttTAGGTGCCGAAGGTAAGTCGAGAACAGAATATGTTGATAGATTGTTGAAGGACATCTGTCATTACTTTGGTTATACTCCCTTCCTTGCAGAGAAGTTGTTCAATTTGTTCTCTCCTGCTGAGGCTATGGAATTCTTCGAAGCTAACGAAATCGCCAGACCTGTAACTATCAGAACAAACactttgaaaacaagaagaagagatcTAGCACAGACCTTGGTGAACCGTGGTGTTAATTTACAACCCATCGGTAGTTGGACAAAGGTTGGTCTACAAATATTTGACTCTCAAGTTCCAATTGGTGCTACCCCAGAATATTTGGCAGGTCATTATATTCTTCAGGCAGCTTCCTCTTTCTTACCCGTAATTGCATTAGATCCTCAAGAAAACGAACGTATTTTGGATATGGCAGCTGCCCCTGGTGGTAAGACTACTTACATTTCGGctatgatgaagaacaCTGGTTGTGTTTTCGCTAACGATGCCAACAAAGCTAGAACAAAGTCATTGATTGCCAACATTCATCGTCTTGGATGCACCAACACTATTGTTTGTAACTACGATGCTCGTGAATTCCCTAAGGTGATTGGTGGTTTTGATAGAATCTTATTAGATGCGCCATGTTCCGGTACCGGTGTTATTGGTAAAGATCAGAGTGTCAAGGTGTCTCGTACGGAAAAAGATTTTATGCAAATTCCACATCTACAAAAGCAACTTCTATTATCCGCTATTGATTCTGTGGATTCTAACTCTAAAACTGGTGGTGTCATCGTATATTCTACTTGTTCTGTCGCTGTAGATGAAAACGAGGCTGTTGTAGATTATGCTTTAAGGAAAAGACCAAATGTAAAGTTAGTGGAGACTAAATTAGCTATTGGTAAAGAAGGTTTCACCAGTTATAGAGGTAAAACTTTCCATCCAAGTGTAAAGATGACTAGAAGATACTATCCACATACCTATAATGTTGATGGTTTCTTTGTTGctaaatttcaaaagacTGGCCCATCCAAGTTCGATGATAATCAAGCTAGTGCAAAGGAGAAAGAAGCTGCTGCAAGACAAGAAgctgttgaagaaggtattATTAAGGATGACTTTGCTTcctttgatgatgaagatgatgaaaggTACATCGAAAGATCAAAGAAGGTTGGCCTTCTAAAGAAAGGTATAAATCCACACGCGAAGAAGCcagcttcttctgataaaaacaagaaatag
- the YDJ1 gene encoding type I HSP40 co-chaperone YDJ1 (highly similar to uniprot|P25491 Saccharomyces cerevisiae YNL064C YDJ1 yeast dnaJ homolog (nuclear envelope protein) heat shock protein) — translation MVKDTKLYDLLGVSPGADDNQIKKAYRKSALKFHPDKNPSEEAAEKFKEITSAYEILSDSQKREVYDQFGLEGLSGQGAGGPGGFGGFGEDLFSQFFGGGSSRPRGPQKGRDIRHEIPATLEQLFKGRTAKLALNKQLICKSCEGRGGKEGSVKKCTACSGQGFKFVTRQMGPMIQRFQVECESCHGAGEIIDPKGRCKVCSGKKVVNERKVLEVNIEPGMKDGQRIVFQGEADQSPGIIPGDVVFVVSEQPHPVFKRDGNDLHYDAEIDLLSAIAGGQFAVKHVSGEYLKVEIVPGEVISPGSVKVIEGKGMPIPKYGGYGNLLIKFNIKFPPAHFTDDETLKKLEEILPPRNVPSIPADAEVEDCVLADFDSSKHGARAGGNGRGQSYDSDDEDGHHGAEGVQCASQ, via the coding sequence ATGGTTAAGGATACAAAACTATACGATCTTTTGGGGGTTTCTCCAGGTGCTGATGACAACCAAATCAAGAAGGCTTATAGAAAAAGCGCCTTAAAATTCCATCCAGATAAGAATCCAAGtgaagaagctgctgagaaattcaaagaaatcacTTCCGCTTACGAAATCTTATCTGATTCTCAAAAGAGAGAAGTATATGACCAGTTTGGTTTGGAAGGTCTTTCTGGCCAAGGTGCAGGCGGTCCAGGTGGCTTCGGTGGCTTCGGTGAAGACTTATTCTCTCAATTCTTTGGTGGCGGTAGTTCAAGACCAAGAGGTCCTCAAAAGGGTAGGGATATTAGACATGAAATTCCAGCCACTTTAGAACAATTATTCAAAGGTAGAACTGCCAAACTGGCATTAAACAAACAGTTAATCTGTAAGTCATGTGAAGGTCGTGGTGGTAAGGAAGGTAGTGTTAAGAAATGTACTGCTTGTAGCGGTCAAGGTTTCAAGTTCGTAACCAGACAAATGGGTCCTATGATCCAAAGATTCCAAGTTGAGTGTGAATCTTGTCATGGTGCTGGTGAAATAATCGATCCAAAGGGCCGTTGTAAGGTCTGTAGCGGTAAGAAGGTTGTAAACGAAAGAAAGGTTTTAGAAGTCAACATTGAACCAGGTATGAAAGACGGCCAAAGAATCGTTTTCCAGGGTGAAGCTGACCAATCTCCAGGTATTATTCCAGGTGACGTTGTCTTTGTCGTTTCTGAACAACCACATCCAgtcttcaaaagagatggTAACGACTTACACTACGACGCTGAAATCGATTTGCTATCTGCTATTGCAGGTGGTCAATTTGCCGTCAAACACGTATCAGGTGAATATTTGAAGGTCGAAATCGTACCAGGTGAAGTGATCTCTCCAGGTTCTGTTAAAGTTATAGAAGGCAAAGGTATGCCAATTCCAAAATACGGTGGTTACGGTAACTTGTTGATCAAGTTCAACATCAAGTTCCCACCTGCACACTTCACGGACGATGAAACCTTGAAGAAGCTCGAGGAAATTCTACCACCAAGAAATGTACCTTCTATTCCTGCGGACgcagaagttgaagattgTGTTTTAGCAGACTTCGACTCCAGTAAGCATGGTGCTAGAGCTGGTGGTAACGGCAGAGGCCAAAGCTATGattcagatgatgaagacggACACCACGGTGCTGAAGGTGTTCAATGTGCCTCACAGTAA
- the ARP5 gene encoding actin-related protein ARP5 (similar to uniprot|P53946 Saccharomyces cerevisiae YNL059C ARP5 Nuclear actin-related protein involved in chromatin remodeling component of chromatin-remodeling enzyme complexes), which yields MTANTRDSSLQPLTVYPLNDPPLTTEPEPFDDPNDYNPNTPIALDFGSYEVRAGFTSQDTPSHVFPTKIVRYKERKIQKALTFIGNDCSLDNAVRSHSRSPYDGSLITNWEYMEDMLSYTFHHLGVQPNDGISNPMILTEKMATVQAQRSNWYQLLFECYGIPQVTFGIDGLFSFYANNSPDSTGLIINSGHEDTNIIPVIKGKGILSEAKRIDWGGNQSIDYLKSLLSLKYPYFPSKLTDYHFQSMYQNHCYFAKNYEEEVSDMFKLDVLENKDIVLEAPFTEVIQPQKTEEELRIQAEKRRETGKRLQEQAKQRRLEKLRQKEEEYEYYVNIREELRDQPKRQILITLQNAGFDDEQDFINYISNLEKVLKRGRILDVEDDDQEESQESKFDLVDVPDEELNDEQKKEKRKQRLLKANIEARLKAKEEKAQLQKALEEAKKKDEDWRKQDLKGWTRDKRFKLAKLIKSRKDKLKLKEEMKDRKSQATQRRMKNLASLAEDSVGPGKRSRQATIDNDPSDTFGANDDDWTIYNDIAITPEALDESIEDEYREIVELEKSLLEFDPSFTEEDTLDAQYDWRNSVLHLFLRGPRPHNGEDVHQQHQLHLNIERIRAPEVIFQPSMGGLDQAGIAELADGILTKKFGSGSSKLSQQCLDMASNIFITGGNTKIPNLRERIVNEFTGFLPVNTPLNVNYAQNVSLDAWKGMAKFARSDTYSSTCVTKVEYEEFGPNYIKEHKLGNVRFVD from the coding sequence ATGACGGCGAACACTCGAGATTCTAGTCTTCAACCACTGACAGTATACCCGCTTAATGACCCGCCATTAACTACGGAGCCTGAACCTTTTGATGATCCTAATGATTATAATCCAAACACCCCAATTGCATTAGATTTCGGCTCGTATGAAGTTCGGGCTGGATTCACTTCACAAGATACCCCATCGCATGTTTTCCCAACGAAGATAGTAAGGTATAAGGAAAGGAAGATCCAAAAGGCATTGACGTTCATTGGAAATGACTGTAGTCTCGACAATGCAGTAAGATCTCATAGTAGGTCTCCATATGATGGGTCTTTGATCACCAATTGGGAGTATATGGAAGATATGCTATCTTATACTTTCCATCACCTTGGCGTTCAACCTAATGATGGAATTTCGAATCCCATGATACTTACCGAAAAGATGGCTACAGTGCAAGCTCAAAGATCGAATTGGTACCAGCTACTGTTTGAATGCTACGGAATACCGCAAGTAACTTTCGGAATAGATGGACTTTTTTCATTCTATGCAAATAATTCACCTGATTCAACTGGGTTAATAATAAATAGTGGCCACGAGGATACCAACATCATTCCTGTCATTAAAGGTAAAGGGATACTCTCCGAAGCAAAGAGGATTGACTGGGGTGGTAACCAATCAATTGATTATCTAAAGAGCCTCTTATCTTTGAAGTATCCGTATTTTCCTTCTAAATTAACCGATTATCATTTCCAGTCAATGTACCAGAATCATTGTTATTTTGCAAAAAACTACGAGGAAGAAGTTAGTGACATGTTCAAGCTTGAcgttttggaaaacaaagaCATTGTACTAGAAGCACCTTTCACAGAAGTTATACAACCACAAAAGaccgaagaagaacttaGAATCCAAGCTGAAAAAAGAAGGGAGACTGGTAAGAGGTTACAAGAACAAGCCAAACAAAGAAGGTTAGAAAAACTTCGTCaaaaagaggaagagtATGAGTATTATGTTAATATCAGAGAAGAATTGCGCGACCAACCGAAGAGACAAATTTTAATAACTCTACAGAACGCAGGATTTGACGATGAACAAGACTTTATCAACTACATCTCAAACCTTGAAAAGGTTTTGAAAAGAGGCCGTATATTAGACGTGGAAGACGACgatcaagaagaatctCAGGAGtccaaatttgatttaGTGGATGTCCCAGATGAAGAGCTAAAcgatgaacaaaaaaaggaGAAACGTAAGCAAAGGCTATTAAAGGCTAACATTGAAGCAAGATTAAAGGcaaaagaggaaaaagCACAATTGCAAAAGGCATTGGAAGAAGCGAAGAAAAAGGATGAAGATTGGCGGaaacaagatttgaaaggGTGGACAAGGGACAAAAGATTCAAACTCGcgaaattgatcaaaagtAGAAAGGACaagttgaagttgaaggaGGAAATGAAGGACCGTAAATCACAAGCTactcaaagaagaatgaaGAATCTTGCATCTTTGGCAGAGGACAGTGTTGGTCCCGGTAAAAGATCTAGACAGGCCACTATAGATAACGATCCCTCTGACACTTTCGGTGCGAATGACGATGACTGGACTATCTATAATGATATAGCAATCACACCAGAGGCTTTAGACGAATCCATCGAAGATGAATACCGGGAGATTGTGGAACTAGAGAAATCTTTGTTAGAGTTTGATCCATCATTCACGGAAGAAGACACCCTAGATGCGCAGTATGATTGGAGAAATTCCGTCCTCCATCTTTTCTTAAGAGGTCCTCGTCCTCATAATGGAGAAGATgttcatcaacaacatcaatTACATCtaaatattgaaagaatacGAGCTCCTGAAGTCATTTTTCAGCCCTCAATGGGTGGTCTAGATCAAGCTGGGATTGCTGAGTTAGCCGATGGAATATTAACTAAAAAGTTCGGATCAGGGTCGAGTAAATTATCTCAACAATGCCTTGATATGGCATCAAACATTTTCATTACCGGTGGTAATACTAAAATTCCCAATCTTCGCGAAAGAATTGTGAATGAGTTCACTGGATTTTTACCTGTAAACACTCCATTGAATGTAAACTATGCTCAAAACGTCTCGCTTGATGCGTGGAAGGGTATGGCAAAGTTTGCACGTAGCGATACTTATTCAAGTACTTGCGTTACCAAAGTGGAGTATGAAGAGTTTGGCCCCAATTATATCAAAGAACACAAGTTGGGTAATGTTCGATTTGTCGACTAA
- the GCD10 gene encoding tRNA 1-methyladenosine methyltransferase subunit GCD10 (similar to uniprot|P41814 Saccharomyces cerevisiae YNL062C GCD10 Subunit of tRNA (1-methyladenosine) methyltransferase with Gcd14p required for the modification of the adenine at position 58 in tRNAs especially tRNAi-Met first identified as a negative regulator of GCN4 expression) encodes MTKHSGIDPLTQISPNQHVLIRLPSDNLKIVELKANAIVSLGKFGAFRVNEIIGYRFGTTFDIVYDGVEEEFVKGTQTMIGKISVLENRLKASSPALENSSENNRGLINLGSVVQEMSMAEIEAMKREAASGDAIISKMIESHKSFHQKTVHSQEKYLKRKKQKFAKFFTVEYLDSSGLLHYLIEKGDVLRVMDISQESLGMALNLANINSNGQYLCIDETGGLIVYAMLERMFAGDSNSKANGKIVVVHENEHPNLDLLKFSSYSDNFIQRHVKTISVLDFFEPAKEADIKSLFKPLSAEEINDLKSNKKSAYFRRLKWYHNQLSNIEVAASSFDGLLVASTLYLPTLIPRLGEKIHGSRPIVCYSQYKEPLLELSHSLYENLNYLAPSLLETRCRPYQTVRGKLHPLMTMKGGGGYLMWCHRVLPAAEPKLHQETLEKSEIKNSDEEGDEDAHKLDQEKQVIKRRKPNEDNEKL; translated from the coding sequence ATGACGAAACACTCCGGGATTGATCCGTTAACACAAATTAGTCCCAATCAACATGTATTAATTCGATTGCCTAGtgataatttgaagattgttgaattgaaagcCAATGCTATTGTATCATTAGGTAAATTTGGTGCTTTCAGAGTAAATGAAATTATAGGCTACAGATTTGGTACCacttttgatattgtatATGATGGGGTGGAGGAAGAGTTTGTCAAGGGAACACAGACCATGATTGGGAAGATCTCTGTGTTGGAAAATAGGTTAAAGGCATCTTCGCCGGCATTGGAGAATAGCAGTGAAAATAACCGTGGATTGATAAATCTTGGAAGTGTGGTTCAAGAAATGTCTATGGCAGAAATTGAAGCAATGAAACGAGAAGCTGCTTCAGGTGACGCTATCATCTCCAAAATGATTGAATCGCATAAGAGTTTCCATCAAAAGACGGTTCATTCACAGGAgaagtatttgaaaaggaagaagcagaaattTGCCAAATTCTTCACTGTTGAATACCTTGATAGCTCTGGATTATTGCATTACCTCATCGAAAAAGGGGATGTTCTGAGAGTTATGGACATCTCTCAGGAATCTTTAGGCATGGCTTTGAATTTAGCGAATATCAACTCAAATGGACAATATTTATGCATAGATGAGACTGGAGGTCTCATAGTGTACGCAATGCTTGAAAGAATGTTTGCTGGAGATAGCAACTCCAAGGCAAACGGTAAGATTGTTGTCGTTCATGAGAATGAACATCCAAACTTGGATCtattgaagttttcaagttATTCTGACAACTTCATTCAACGTCACGTCAAAACAATTTCAGTgcttgatttctttgaaccAGCAAAGGAAGCTGATATTAAGTCCCTCTTCAAGCCTCTATctgcagaagaaatcaatgaCCTGAAAAGTAATAAGAAAAGTGCTTACTTTCGTCGTCTTAAATGGTATCACAACCAACTATCAAATATCGAGGTTGCAGCAAGTTCATTTGATGGCCTTTTAGTAGCATCTACTTTGTACCTTCCGACACTTATTCCGAGATTGGGAGAAAAAATACACGGATCTCGTCCGATCGTGTGTTATTCACAGTATAAAGAACCTCTACTGGAATTGAGTCACTCTCTGTATGAAAACTTGAACTACTTAGCACCAAGCCTTTTGGAGACAAGATGCAGGCCGTACCAAACAGTAAGAGGTAAATTACATCCTCTTATGACAATGAAGGGAGGCGGTGGTTACCTCATGTGGTGCCATAGAGTACTTCCGGCTGCTGAACCAAAACTCCACCAAGAGACGTTAGAAAAAtcagaaattaaaaattCTGACGAAGAAGGAGATGAAGATGCTCATAAGCTTGATCAGGAAAAGCAAGTAatcaagagaagaaagcCGAATGAGGACAATGAGAAACTATGA